One Drosophila virilis strain 15010-1051.87 chromosome 5, Dvir_AGI_RSII-ME, whole genome shotgun sequence DNA window includes the following coding sequences:
- the Vrp1 gene encoding WAS/WASL-interacting protein family member 2 isoform X4 codes for MAIPPPPGPPPPPGPPPPPAMGGLKLGGGGGAGGADPRSALLSSIQKGTKLRKTATVDKSGPALSGRVCDGDGGGSSSGGSAAAAASKRTLNNNTSSSNNNNINSNGAPKLGGLFEGLSQMPKLKPVNGVRAAPTAAAPSAATAATRSNSPPSAAGNNGPMDFNAELTKHLTLKRQKQQQQQQQQPQQSQPQATCNSTHINATEANLRTNRGPPPQPPKNSSDSILDRMNIPRTAPPTSTSTTANGNGNAKPKASSPTLSESGSSGSVKSKAANLRSPPAAGGVNGPVFATTQQHFGTMRAPLQQQMLLQSGECISGSTNSITGSIRAAPNPPKTRPSVKPPPPPTPSRSISNSNLSSIAAPFSAVNTALVQSATISTSAPSPPPSQQPPSSSSSSSSVAALRDQFRVGGSATPPTPPSGINASPKSATMREKVNPIILNGGPINPPALPPHRSCPPPPPPQRQSSHTGSQQQQQQQAPVPPQRHSSIRANAPLTPPTHMANATHNFGSSGGLAAGAGTGSGAGAGAGAGASVGRLVIDLEAKFGKRFHNVTEFPKPPPFLNIQKIYPSRTLKATNETTSMPNNNNNNNNNNNNSAAACNNNAKAPTALKPAYAPLKKHRAPAPPPQAGVAAATVSVIRQSSFLYGGSSAASGGGGGGGAAAAVNVRPKSQPAPSVPRNSTVY; via the exons ATGGCCATACCCCCACCACCCGgaccaccgccaccgccgggCCCGCCGCCACCACCGGCTATGGGCGGACTAAAgctgggcggcggcggcggagcaGGCGGTGCTGATCCGCGCTCCGCGCTACTTAGCTCCATTCAGAAGGGCACCAAGCTGCGCAAAACGGCCACAGTTGACAAAAGCGGCCCGGCGTTGTCCGGACGTGTTTGCGatggcgacggcggcggcagcagcagcggcggctctgcagcggcagccgccTCGAAGCGCAcgctcaacaacaacaccagcagcagcaacaacaacaacatcaacagcaatgGAGCGCCCAAATTGGGTGGCCTTTTCGAAGGCCTGTCGCAGATGCCAAAACTGAAGCCAGTCAATGGCGTTCGTg CAGCAccgacagcggcagcgccgtcagcagcaacagcagcgacgcgCAGCAACAGCCCCCCCAGCGCCGCCGGCAACAATGGACCCATGGACTTTAATGCGGAGCTCACCAAGCATTTAACATTGAAGCGtcagaagcaacagcaacaacaacaacaacaaccgcaacaaTCGCAACCGCAGGCAACATGCAACAGCACACATATCAATGCAACCGAAGCCAATCTGAGAACAAATCGCGGACCACCACCGCAGCCGCCAAAG AACTCCAGCGATTCCATATTGGACCGCATGAACATACCTCGTACGGCGCCGCCCACGTCCACGTCAACGACTGcgaatggcaatggcaatgccaaGCCGAAAGCCTCATCGCCCACGCTCTCGgagagcggcagcagcgggagCGTGAAAAGCAAAGCGGCTAATCTTAG ATCTCCACCAGCTGCTGGCGGCGTCAACGGACCCGTTTTCGCCACAACCCAACAACATTTTGGCACAATGCGCGCGCCGCTCCAGCAACAGATGCTACTGCAGTCCGGTGAGTGCATCAGCGGCAGCACCAACAGCATCACGGGCAGCATTCGAGCTGCGCCCAATCCGCCAAAGA CACGCCCCTCGGtaaagccgccgccgccgccaacgcCGTCGCGCAGCATTTCGAACAGCAATTTGAGCAGCATTGCGGCGCCCTTCAGTGCCGTTAACACGGCGCTGGTGCAGAGCGCGACGATAAGCACGTCAGCGCcatcgccgccgccgtcgcagCAGCCGCCTTCCagctcgagcagcagcagcagcgtcgctGCGCTGCGGGATCAGTTTCGCGTCGGCGGCAGCGCGACGCCGCCGACACCGCCAAGCGGCATTAACGCCAGCCCGAAGTCGGCGACAATGCGCGAGAAGGTCAATCCCATCATTCTGAACGGTGGGCCCATTAATCCGCCAGCGCTGCCGCCCCACCGCAGCTGCCCGCCGCCTCCGCCCCCGCAGCGACAGTCAAGCCAC ACTGGatcccagcagcagcagcagcagcaggctcCAGTGCCGCCTCAGCGTCACTCCTCCATTCGGGCAAATGCCCCGCTGACGCCGCCCACGCACATGGCCAATGCGACGCACAATTTTGGCAGCAGCGGTGGCCTGGCAGCGGGAGCTGGAACTGGATCTGGAGCTGGAGCGGGAGCGGGCGCGGGCGCATCTGTTGGTCGACTGGTCATCGATTTGGAGGCAAAGTTTGGCAAAAGATTTCATAATGTCACCGAGTTTCCGAAGCCGCCTCCGTTtctaaatatacaaaaaatctATCCTAGTCGCACGCTTAAGGCAACCAATG AAACAACTTCGATgccaaataacaacaataacaacaacaacaacaacaacaacagcgcagctgcatgcaacaacaatgcaaaggCGCCAACGGCGCTGAAACCCGCCTATGCGCCGCTTAAGAAACACCGCGCCCCCGCACCACCCCCACAGGCAGGCGTGGCTGCCGCTACAGTGTCTGTGATAAGGCAATCCAGCTTTCTAtatggcggcagcagcgcagcaagcggcggcggcggcggtggcggcgccGCAGCTGCTGTCAATGTGCGTCCAAAATCGCAGCCGGCGCCAAGTGTGCCACGCAATTCGACGGTCTATTAA
- the Vrp1 gene encoding WAS/WASL-interacting protein family member 2 isoform X2 — protein MAIPPPPGPPPPPGPPPPPAMGGLKLGGGGGAGGADPRSALLSSIQKGTKLRKTATVDKSGPALSGRVCDGDGGGSSSGGSAAAAASKRTLNNNTSSSNNNNINSNGAPKLGGLFEGLSQMPKLKPVNGVRAPTAAAPSAATAATRSNSPPSAAGNNGPMDFNAELTKHLTLKRQKQQQQQQQQPQQSQPQATCNSTHINATEANLRTNRGPPPQPPKNSSDSILDRMNIPRTAPPTSTSTTANGNGNAKPKASSPTLSESGSSGSVKSKAANLSISLGNSFVNSSITKTTTTTTTSATTTATNSSRTAAATTTSTGTLRNLAPNKSTLFGGAGGGSAGAGCGPAAAAIGGGNVSPTPTPTTPAAQQQKPAIGFGKPNFAPKPPGLQQLALANGHQRPAVARHHSMKSPRSPPAAGGVNGPVFATTQQHFGTMRAPLQQQMLLQSGECISGSTNSITGSIRAAPNPPKTRPSVKPPPPPTPSRSISNSNLSSIAAPFSAVNTALVQSATISTSAPSPPPSQQPPSSSSSSSSVAALRDQFRVGGSATPPTPPSGINASPKSATMREKVNPIILNGGPINPPALPPHRSCPPPPPPQRQSSHTGSQQQQQQQAPVPPQRHSSIRANAPLTPPTHMANATHNFGSSGGLAAGAGTGSGAGAGAGAGASVGRLVIDLEAKFGKRFHNVTEFPKPPPFLNIQKIYPSRTLKATNETTSMPNNNNNNNNNNNNSAAACNNNAKAPTALKPAYAPLKKHRAPAPPPQAGVAAATVSVIRQSSFLYGGSSAASGGGGGGGAAAAVNVRPKSQPAPSVPRNSTVY, from the exons ATGGCCATACCCCCACCACCCGgaccaccgccaccgccgggCCCGCCGCCACCACCGGCTATGGGCGGACTAAAgctgggcggcggcggcggagcaGGCGGTGCTGATCCGCGCTCCGCGCTACTTAGCTCCATTCAGAAGGGCACCAAGCTGCGCAAAACGGCCACAGTTGACAAAAGCGGCCCGGCGTTGTCCGGACGTGTTTGCGatggcgacggcggcggcagcagcagcggcggctctgcagcggcagccgccTCGAAGCGCAcgctcaacaacaacaccagcagcagcaacaacaacaacatcaacagcaatgGAGCGCCCAAATTGGGTGGCCTTTTCGAAGGCCTGTCGCAGATGCCAAAACTGAAGCCAGTCAATGGCGTTCGTg CAccgacagcggcagcgccgtcagcagcaacagcagcgacgcgCAGCAACAGCCCCCCCAGCGCCGCCGGCAACAATGGACCCATGGACTTTAATGCGGAGCTCACCAAGCATTTAACATTGAAGCGtcagaagcaacagcaacaacaacaacaacaaccgcaacaaTCGCAACCGCAGGCAACATGCAACAGCACACATATCAATGCAACCGAAGCCAATCTGAGAACAAATCGCGGACCACCACCGCAGCCGCCAAAG AACTCCAGCGATTCCATATTGGACCGCATGAACATACCTCGTACGGCGCCGCCCACGTCCACGTCAACGACTGcgaatggcaatggcaatgccaaGCCGAAAGCCTCATCGCCCACGCTCTCGgagagcggcagcagcgggagCGTGAAAAGCAAAGCGGCTAATCTTAG TATCTCGTTAGGCAATAGTTTTGTAAATAGTtcaattacaaaaacaacaacaacaacaacaacaagcgcaacaacaacagcaacaaactccagtcgaacagcagcagcaacaacaacatcaacggGAACTCTGCGCAATTTGGCGCCCAATAAATCAACACTGTTTGGCGGTGCTGGTGGTGGGTCTGCTGGTGCTGGTTGTGgtcctgctgcagcagcaattggTGGTGGTAATGTctcgcccacgcccacgcccacaacgCCCGCAGCACAGCAACAGAAGCCGGCCATTGGGTTTGGCAAGCCAAACTTTGCGCCAAAGCCGCCGGGCCTGCAGCAACTGGCGCTCGCCAACGGGCATCAGCGGCCGGCGGTGGCGCGGCATCACAGCATGAAGTCACCCAG ATCTCCACCAGCTGCTGGCGGCGTCAACGGACCCGTTTTCGCCACAACCCAACAACATTTTGGCACAATGCGCGCGCCGCTCCAGCAACAGATGCTACTGCAGTCCGGTGAGTGCATCAGCGGCAGCACCAACAGCATCACGGGCAGCATTCGAGCTGCGCCCAATCCGCCAAAGA CACGCCCCTCGGtaaagccgccgccgccgccaacgcCGTCGCGCAGCATTTCGAACAGCAATTTGAGCAGCATTGCGGCGCCCTTCAGTGCCGTTAACACGGCGCTGGTGCAGAGCGCGACGATAAGCACGTCAGCGCcatcgccgccgccgtcgcagCAGCCGCCTTCCagctcgagcagcagcagcagcgtcgctGCGCTGCGGGATCAGTTTCGCGTCGGCGGCAGCGCGACGCCGCCGACACCGCCAAGCGGCATTAACGCCAGCCCGAAGTCGGCGACAATGCGCGAGAAGGTCAATCCCATCATTCTGAACGGTGGGCCCATTAATCCGCCAGCGCTGCCGCCCCACCGCAGCTGCCCGCCGCCTCCGCCCCCGCAGCGACAGTCAAGCCAC ACTGGatcccagcagcagcagcagcagcaggctcCAGTGCCGCCTCAGCGTCACTCCTCCATTCGGGCAAATGCCCCGCTGACGCCGCCCACGCACATGGCCAATGCGACGCACAATTTTGGCAGCAGCGGTGGCCTGGCAGCGGGAGCTGGAACTGGATCTGGAGCTGGAGCGGGAGCGGGCGCGGGCGCATCTGTTGGTCGACTGGTCATCGATTTGGAGGCAAAGTTTGGCAAAAGATTTCATAATGTCACCGAGTTTCCGAAGCCGCCTCCGTTtctaaatatacaaaaaatctATCCTAGTCGCACGCTTAAGGCAACCAATG AAACAACTTCGATgccaaataacaacaataacaacaacaacaacaacaacaacagcgcagctgcatgcaacaacaatgcaaaggCGCCAACGGCGCTGAAACCCGCCTATGCGCCGCTTAAGAAACACCGCGCCCCCGCACCACCCCCACAGGCAGGCGTGGCTGCCGCTACAGTGTCTGTGATAAGGCAATCCAGCTTTCTAtatggcggcagcagcgcagcaagcggcggcggcggcggtggcggcgccGCAGCTGCTGTCAATGTGCGTCCAAAATCGCAGCCGGCGCCAAGTGTGCCACGCAATTCGACGGTCTATTAA
- the Vrp1 gene encoding WAS/WASL-interacting protein family member 2 isoform X1: MAIPPPPGPPPPPGPPPPPAMGGLKLGGGGGAGGADPRSALLSSIQKGTKLRKTATVDKSGPALSGRVCDGDGGGSSSGGSAAAAASKRTLNNNTSSSNNNNINSNGAPKLGGLFEGLSQMPKLKPVNGVRAAPTAAAPSAATAATRSNSPPSAAGNNGPMDFNAELTKHLTLKRQKQQQQQQQQPQQSQPQATCNSTHINATEANLRTNRGPPPQPPKNSSDSILDRMNIPRTAPPTSTSTTANGNGNAKPKASSPTLSESGSSGSVKSKAANLSISLGNSFVNSSITKTTTTTTTSATTTATNSSRTAAATTTSTGTLRNLAPNKSTLFGGAGGGSAGAGCGPAAAAIGGGNVSPTPTPTTPAAQQQKPAIGFGKPNFAPKPPGLQQLALANGHQRPAVARHHSMKSPRSPPAAGGVNGPVFATTQQHFGTMRAPLQQQMLLQSGECISGSTNSITGSIRAAPNPPKTRPSVKPPPPPTPSRSISNSNLSSIAAPFSAVNTALVQSATISTSAPSPPPSQQPPSSSSSSSSVAALRDQFRVGGSATPPTPPSGINASPKSATMREKVNPIILNGGPINPPALPPHRSCPPPPPPQRQSSHTGSQQQQQQQAPVPPQRHSSIRANAPLTPPTHMANATHNFGSSGGLAAGAGTGSGAGAGAGAGASVGRLVIDLEAKFGKRFHNVTEFPKPPPFLNIQKIYPSRTLKATNETTSMPNNNNNNNNNNNNSAAACNNNAKAPTALKPAYAPLKKHRAPAPPPQAGVAAATVSVIRQSSFLYGGSSAASGGGGGGGAAAAVNVRPKSQPAPSVPRNSTVY, translated from the exons ATGGCCATACCCCCACCACCCGgaccaccgccaccgccgggCCCGCCGCCACCACCGGCTATGGGCGGACTAAAgctgggcggcggcggcggagcaGGCGGTGCTGATCCGCGCTCCGCGCTACTTAGCTCCATTCAGAAGGGCACCAAGCTGCGCAAAACGGCCACAGTTGACAAAAGCGGCCCGGCGTTGTCCGGACGTGTTTGCGatggcgacggcggcggcagcagcagcggcggctctgcagcggcagccgccTCGAAGCGCAcgctcaacaacaacaccagcagcagcaacaacaacaacatcaacagcaatgGAGCGCCCAAATTGGGTGGCCTTTTCGAAGGCCTGTCGCAGATGCCAAAACTGAAGCCAGTCAATGGCGTTCGTg CAGCAccgacagcggcagcgccgtcagcagcaacagcagcgacgcgCAGCAACAGCCCCCCCAGCGCCGCCGGCAACAATGGACCCATGGACTTTAATGCGGAGCTCACCAAGCATTTAACATTGAAGCGtcagaagcaacagcaacaacaacaacaacaaccgcaacaaTCGCAACCGCAGGCAACATGCAACAGCACACATATCAATGCAACCGAAGCCAATCTGAGAACAAATCGCGGACCACCACCGCAGCCGCCAAAG AACTCCAGCGATTCCATATTGGACCGCATGAACATACCTCGTACGGCGCCGCCCACGTCCACGTCAACGACTGcgaatggcaatggcaatgccaaGCCGAAAGCCTCATCGCCCACGCTCTCGgagagcggcagcagcgggagCGTGAAAAGCAAAGCGGCTAATCTTAG TATCTCGTTAGGCAATAGTTTTGTAAATAGTtcaattacaaaaacaacaacaacaacaacaacaagcgcaacaacaacagcaacaaactccagtcgaacagcagcagcaacaacaacatcaacggGAACTCTGCGCAATTTGGCGCCCAATAAATCAACACTGTTTGGCGGTGCTGGTGGTGGGTCTGCTGGTGCTGGTTGTGgtcctgctgcagcagcaattggTGGTGGTAATGTctcgcccacgcccacgcccacaacgCCCGCAGCACAGCAACAGAAGCCGGCCATTGGGTTTGGCAAGCCAAACTTTGCGCCAAAGCCGCCGGGCCTGCAGCAACTGGCGCTCGCCAACGGGCATCAGCGGCCGGCGGTGGCGCGGCATCACAGCATGAAGTCACCCAG ATCTCCACCAGCTGCTGGCGGCGTCAACGGACCCGTTTTCGCCACAACCCAACAACATTTTGGCACAATGCGCGCGCCGCTCCAGCAACAGATGCTACTGCAGTCCGGTGAGTGCATCAGCGGCAGCACCAACAGCATCACGGGCAGCATTCGAGCTGCGCCCAATCCGCCAAAGA CACGCCCCTCGGtaaagccgccgccgccgccaacgcCGTCGCGCAGCATTTCGAACAGCAATTTGAGCAGCATTGCGGCGCCCTTCAGTGCCGTTAACACGGCGCTGGTGCAGAGCGCGACGATAAGCACGTCAGCGCcatcgccgccgccgtcgcagCAGCCGCCTTCCagctcgagcagcagcagcagcgtcgctGCGCTGCGGGATCAGTTTCGCGTCGGCGGCAGCGCGACGCCGCCGACACCGCCAAGCGGCATTAACGCCAGCCCGAAGTCGGCGACAATGCGCGAGAAGGTCAATCCCATCATTCTGAACGGTGGGCCCATTAATCCGCCAGCGCTGCCGCCCCACCGCAGCTGCCCGCCGCCTCCGCCCCCGCAGCGACAGTCAAGCCAC ACTGGatcccagcagcagcagcagcagcaggctcCAGTGCCGCCTCAGCGTCACTCCTCCATTCGGGCAAATGCCCCGCTGACGCCGCCCACGCACATGGCCAATGCGACGCACAATTTTGGCAGCAGCGGTGGCCTGGCAGCGGGAGCTGGAACTGGATCTGGAGCTGGAGCGGGAGCGGGCGCGGGCGCATCTGTTGGTCGACTGGTCATCGATTTGGAGGCAAAGTTTGGCAAAAGATTTCATAATGTCACCGAGTTTCCGAAGCCGCCTCCGTTtctaaatatacaaaaaatctATCCTAGTCGCACGCTTAAGGCAACCAATG AAACAACTTCGATgccaaataacaacaataacaacaacaacaacaacaacaacagcgcagctgcatgcaacaacaatgcaaaggCGCCAACGGCGCTGAAACCCGCCTATGCGCCGCTTAAGAAACACCGCGCCCCCGCACCACCCCCACAGGCAGGCGTGGCTGCCGCTACAGTGTCTGTGATAAGGCAATCCAGCTTTCTAtatggcggcagcagcgcagcaagcggcggcggcggcggtggcggcgccGCAGCTGCTGTCAATGTGCGTCCAAAATCGCAGCCGGCGCCAAGTGTGCCACGCAATTCGACGGTCTATTAA
- the Vrp1 gene encoding WAS/WASL-interacting protein family member 2 isoform X3, whose amino-acid sequence MAIPPPPGPPPPPGPPPPPAMGGLKLGGGGGAGGADPRSALLSSIQKGTKLRKTATVDKSGPALSGRVCDGDGGGSSSGGSAAAAASKRTLNNNTSSSNNNNINSNGAPKLGGLFEGLSQMPKLKPVNGVRAAPTAAAPSAATAATRSNSPPSAAGNNGPMDFNAELTKHLTLKRQKQQQQQQQQPQQSQPQATCNSTHINATEANLRTNRGPPPQPPKNSSDSILDRMNIPRTAPPTSTSTTANGNGNAKPKASSPTLSESGSSGSVKSKAANLSISLGNSFVNSSITKTTTTTTTSATTTATNSSRTAAATTTSTGTLRNLAPNKSTLFGGAGGGSAGAGCGPAAAAIGGGNVSPTPTPTTPAAQQQKPAIGFGKPNFAPKPPGLQQLALANGHQRPAVARHHSMKSPRSPPAAGGVNGPVFATTQQHFGTMRAPLQQQMLLQSGECISGSTNSITGSIRAAPNPPKTRPSVKPPPPPTPSRSISNSNLSSIAAPFSAVNTALVQSATISTSAPSPPPSQQPPSSSSSSSSVAALRDQFRVGGSATPPTPPSGINASPKSATMREKVNPIILNGGPINPPALPPHRSCPPPPPPQRQSSHTGSQQQQQQQAPVPPQRHSSIRANAPLTPPTHMANATHNFGSSGGLAAGAGTGSGAGAGAGAGASVGRLVIDLEAKFGKRFHNVTEFPKPPPFLNIQKIYPSRTLKATNAFEFDEKIKLYTTMQF is encoded by the exons ATGGCCATACCCCCACCACCCGgaccaccgccaccgccgggCCCGCCGCCACCACCGGCTATGGGCGGACTAAAgctgggcggcggcggcggagcaGGCGGTGCTGATCCGCGCTCCGCGCTACTTAGCTCCATTCAGAAGGGCACCAAGCTGCGCAAAACGGCCACAGTTGACAAAAGCGGCCCGGCGTTGTCCGGACGTGTTTGCGatggcgacggcggcggcagcagcagcggcggctctgcagcggcagccgccTCGAAGCGCAcgctcaacaacaacaccagcagcagcaacaacaacaacatcaacagcaatgGAGCGCCCAAATTGGGTGGCCTTTTCGAAGGCCTGTCGCAGATGCCAAAACTGAAGCCAGTCAATGGCGTTCGTg CAGCAccgacagcggcagcgccgtcagcagcaacagcagcgacgcgCAGCAACAGCCCCCCCAGCGCCGCCGGCAACAATGGACCCATGGACTTTAATGCGGAGCTCACCAAGCATTTAACATTGAAGCGtcagaagcaacagcaacaacaacaacaacaaccgcaacaaTCGCAACCGCAGGCAACATGCAACAGCACACATATCAATGCAACCGAAGCCAATCTGAGAACAAATCGCGGACCACCACCGCAGCCGCCAAAG AACTCCAGCGATTCCATATTGGACCGCATGAACATACCTCGTACGGCGCCGCCCACGTCCACGTCAACGACTGcgaatggcaatggcaatgccaaGCCGAAAGCCTCATCGCCCACGCTCTCGgagagcggcagcagcgggagCGTGAAAAGCAAAGCGGCTAATCTTAG TATCTCGTTAGGCAATAGTTTTGTAAATAGTtcaattacaaaaacaacaacaacaacaacaacaagcgcaacaacaacagcaacaaactccagtcgaacagcagcagcaacaacaacatcaacggGAACTCTGCGCAATTTGGCGCCCAATAAATCAACACTGTTTGGCGGTGCTGGTGGTGGGTCTGCTGGTGCTGGTTGTGgtcctgctgcagcagcaattggTGGTGGTAATGTctcgcccacgcccacgcccacaacgCCCGCAGCACAGCAACAGAAGCCGGCCATTGGGTTTGGCAAGCCAAACTTTGCGCCAAAGCCGCCGGGCCTGCAGCAACTGGCGCTCGCCAACGGGCATCAGCGGCCGGCGGTGGCGCGGCATCACAGCATGAAGTCACCCAG ATCTCCACCAGCTGCTGGCGGCGTCAACGGACCCGTTTTCGCCACAACCCAACAACATTTTGGCACAATGCGCGCGCCGCTCCAGCAACAGATGCTACTGCAGTCCGGTGAGTGCATCAGCGGCAGCACCAACAGCATCACGGGCAGCATTCGAGCTGCGCCCAATCCGCCAAAGA CACGCCCCTCGGtaaagccgccgccgccgccaacgcCGTCGCGCAGCATTTCGAACAGCAATTTGAGCAGCATTGCGGCGCCCTTCAGTGCCGTTAACACGGCGCTGGTGCAGAGCGCGACGATAAGCACGTCAGCGCcatcgccgccgccgtcgcagCAGCCGCCTTCCagctcgagcagcagcagcagcgtcgctGCGCTGCGGGATCAGTTTCGCGTCGGCGGCAGCGCGACGCCGCCGACACCGCCAAGCGGCATTAACGCCAGCCCGAAGTCGGCGACAATGCGCGAGAAGGTCAATCCCATCATTCTGAACGGTGGGCCCATTAATCCGCCAGCGCTGCCGCCCCACCGCAGCTGCCCGCCGCCTCCGCCCCCGCAGCGACAGTCAAGCCAC ACTGGatcccagcagcagcagcagcagcaggctcCAGTGCCGCCTCAGCGTCACTCCTCCATTCGGGCAAATGCCCCGCTGACGCCGCCCACGCACATGGCCAATGCGACGCACAATTTTGGCAGCAGCGGTGGCCTGGCAGCGGGAGCTGGAACTGGATCTGGAGCTGGAGCGGGAGCGGGCGCGGGCGCATCTGTTGGTCGACTGGTCATCGATTTGGAGGCAAAGTTTGGCAAAAGATTTCATAATGTCACCGAGTTTCCGAAGCCGCCTCCGTTtctaaatatacaaaaaatctATCCTAGTCGCACGCTTAAGGCAACCAATG CATTTGAGTTCGATGAGAAGATAAAACTATATACAACGatgcaattttaa